The Pieris rapae chromosome 13, ilPieRapa1.1, whole genome shotgun sequence genomic sequence tgtcaattttaaattataaacaatacatatctattggttaaaaaacaattgctacaacagatatttttataaaactttatttgctTATTTATCAAAGTTCATACATCaccattataaattatataattacatatattacaatgTGAATATCTATAATTCCTATTAATTTAGCTTTATCCATGTTACAAAAGTTAATAGAAACAGTTGAGAAAGAGAATATAGTACATATgtctgttataatattatcatataatctCTAAAAGCTATTTGGGTCAAATATGATTTAAGTACAAATAGTCAGGAGAGTTAcaaatttagtataaaatttacatatcttGGTTAATCGGTGGGAATACAATTACTAGACCAGTGATCAAGGATATTTCATTTGCTTATGGAATGCTATACATCTTGTAAAAAAGGAATGAAATGAGTTTTTTACACTAGACAATGcaaaggtatataatatacttatgttCATGGTCACTATAATGTACTATACAGTTTAATAACAcactaagtatttattatagtcaCAATTAATGAGTATTTATTCTACCACAccatataatatgaatatgcTAATTATACTGGAACATACTAATTAGCACCATTCCTCtttaaatttactacaaaagaataattttatttataattgacaTAGCTTAAATGTACATACAAAGTTATGAATGATTACTACAATGTAGCTAATATTCTAGTGAAACCAATTCCTGCCCCTAAAATTGTCTGTCCGATTCCCCAAATCATTGCATGTATTGGTGGCATAGTTAAATTAGCTGCCCTATAGATGAAGGCAATAGCTGCACTACTTGCAACCCCTGAGGTAACTGGGCTCATTACTCCCATCACTATTAGAAGCACAGGGAAGAATTTTccatatttatgttttcttaatgTTCCGAACGCAACTAACGCAGCACACGTGTGGACAAAAACAGAGGAGCACAAGGACCAAAGAAACACAGGATACCACATCTCACCAAAAGTATCTAAAGGGTCAATTGGAGTCAATCTTAATATATCCACAAATGAATCGAATTCTGATACTCTGAATTCCGACAACATGTCATACATGTTGCCTTATAAATTCTGATGCATAAAGGCATCGGGATAGTTGTTGtcctcataaaaatattacttcaataaaattatccaGACACAAAACATGGCATATCTATGTTAATAAAGCAAATATGATTTTGATTGTCGACTATGATCTGCATCATTATTGGTAATTAACACATTTGAGTCAAATAATTCTTAACAGTTGCTAAATCATAgtttttttacgaaataaaatatgttttcgaCATTTGcagatatcaaaataaatttttaataattgtaaattgttcAGCTTTTCAATTTTGACTTTTCCAGTATATGTCAcagattacatattatttatcaagcTGCCTTATCGGGGCAGGATCTATCCCGACGACTGGTATTCTTTTATCTTGAATGagtttacacacacacaccatatatatatatatatatatatatatatacatacattagtATAtagaatactaataataattctagaaaaataaacactcTTCACTAATACACTAgcagtttttaatatagagcCAGTGTATACAACGAGCAGATCTAATAGTATTATCTATGGACATTGGAGCATCTTGAAGTTAGGGAAATGTTAGCAAATTGCATGAACATTATACTTCTAttgattgtttaaaaatactatactattcgtttattttgaattggcATATCAGCGTAAGGGCTCAAATTATTGTTCTAGCAAACATATTGAAACGACACAATTCCCATGTGAGTATAACTCTacttttattagatatatatttcaaagccACTCGCGTGAAGTAAGcagtttaacaatattatgtcAAGAATCAAGTCAAATGTACATTGTACATCTACATTCTACAATTAATGTACATGTGAATTGCTAACCTccacattttcatttattatattatataaatatttgtgattaatattataatagtaacgcgatttaatatataagaatgGGTAAAGTGCGGTCTGCACCGGGTGCGCCCCGGAAAGAGGGTTTTAACAAGTCTGGGCATTCTATGAATCCTGAACGGCCCACCGAAGGCTTAAAAGGTGTTGGAAAACCACGTACAAAAGGTACTATTAAAAGGCTTCAAATGTATAGAAATTTTAAAGCTAAGAGGGACAAAACAGGAAAGATATTGACCCCGGCGCCGTTTCAAGGCTGGTTACCTTCGGGTACTCAAGCTCGAGTTGAACCTAATCAGAAGTGGTTTGGTAATTCCAGAGTTATTACACAGAATGCATTACAAAAGTTTCAAGATGAATTTGGGGCAGCAGTTAAAAATCCCTATCAGGTTGTAATGAAGCCTACAAATTTGCccataactttattaaatgagaAAGCTAAACATGCTCGAGTACATTTACTAGACACAGAAGGGTTTGATAAAACATTTGGACCAAAGAAACAAAGGAAGCGTgttaatcttaaatttagtgATTTACAAACTCTTTCTCAAGCAGTTGAAGAAAATGCAGAAAAGTATGATGAAAGTAAAGATGTAGACAGAGTTCGTGAAGACACTGGCATAAAGGATGGTCAGAGAGAATGGATTTTTGGTGCTGGAATGAGTAGACGGATTTGGaatgaattatataaagttattgattccTCAGATGTATTATTACAAGTGCTTGATGCTCGTGATCCAATGGGTACAAGAAGCCCATATGTGGAAAAGTTCCTTCGAGAAGAGAAGCCACATAAAcaccttatatttattttaaacaaggtAGATTTAGTACCTAATTGGGTAACTCAAAGATGGGTAGCTATATTAAGTGCAGAATATCCCACACTAGCCTTTCATGCATCTATGACACATCCATTTGGTAAAGGGtcacttataaatttattgcgtCAATTTGCCAAGTTGCATATTGATAAGAAACAAATAAGTGTAGGACTTATTGGTTATCCCAATGTTGGTAAATCTTCTGTGATCAATACATTAAGAGCCAAGAAAGTGTGCAAAGTCGCTCCTATTGCTGGAGAAACCAAAGTCTGGCAATATATTACATTGATGAGAAAGatatatttgattgattgtCCCGGTATTGTTTATCCTTCTGCTGAAACTGACACTGAGAAGGTCTTAAAAGGTGTGGTTAGAGTTGAATTAGTTCAAAATCCTGAAGATTATATAGAAGAAGTTGTTAAAAGAGTACGTAAAGAATACATGGTCAAAACCTATAAAGTTGATGGATGGGAAACATCAACAGAATTCTTAGAAAAACTTGCTGCAAGGACTGgaaaactgttaaaaaaagGTGAGCCTGATATTAGCTCAGTGGCGAAAATGGTTCTTAATGATTGGCAACGGGGAAAGCTACCATTTTATGTTGCACCTGAAGGATTTGAAGTGCCTCtatcaaaacataataaagaaattgacAATGAAATTAAAGATACTGCTACTacagaaaaagaagaagagaACACTAGCGATGCACCAAATACAGAAACAAATGATGTTGCAGAAACACAGGTTTTAACAGTTAATAAACTAGTAATAGCTCAAGATTTTGCAAAGATTAGAGTTGGGTTACAATTTGACAATGAAGATGATGTTAAACCATTAGATTATGTGGAAATTCCGGAAGAGCTTAAAGGCATTGATGAACAAAACAATACTGGAGATATTGATAAAAGCAATATTGATGACTCATTGAATGATGATAAATCTGCCAATAATAATGGAAATGATAGTGACTCTGATATTAGTAGTTTCTATAGTAATGATGAAATAGATTGTAGTGATGTTGAGGACTACCTGACACATGATGCAGAAActgttaaagaaattaaaaaacagaagatTCAGGCTGCTAGTGGTACATTTACTATTGAAGAAATTCTTCCGAGTGGAAAGAAACGCAAGGCTACTGATGATAAAGAAGCTAAAGCTAAAATGACAGCAAAACAAAGAAGAGCTTTAGAGAGAGCTCAGAAGCGTACTAAAACAGGAAGTAACTTCTATGAAGTATCTAATGTTAAGAATAGgaacagaaataaaaagagACCCTAATTATATGCTATCTACTGTGTGGAAATGTAATAAACAGTTGTTTTTTCCATgattgttttcatttatgtttattgttataatcttGGTATGTTGTTGGGCCAAACCCAGAAAGGTTGAAAttccttaattatttttataaattacctattttagttaaatcttACTGTTGGAAttgctaaaaatattagtaagcCTATTTTAGCACCTATCTGATTTTTATTGACTAATAAGTTTTCTTTATCACtgaaatttttgaaacaaattattaattttatgttgaaTGTGCTtgaatttattgcaattttttctttattgtgtttaaaaaaaagagaagCTActtgaaaagttttattttgttttactagAAATTAAAGCCTGAAAACTTGCCAGCTAAGCCAAGGCTCTGTGGCTTGCCACAGATATAGTTCTGTATTATGTGAAGTATACCATCTAAGGTAGGGTATGtagaataaatgttaaataataataattttcaaattattattttagaatgtcATCTGAAAGTGAAAGTGATGATGACTATGTACCAGTAGAACAAGAAAAACTGTCAGAAGAGGAATCAGCTGACGAGGAGACAGAACAACAATATGACAATGAAGTTGAAACAAGTAGTAAAAAGCGGAAACGTTCCGAACCGCGTAAAGGAAATAAGAGATCAAAAGTTATAGAACAAAAGAGTGACGATGAAACTAATGCACCTGAAACTAACATTGCTGAGCCtgaagaagagaaaaaaagagAAGAAGATCTATGGGCGCAGTTTCTAGAAGGTACAGACTCTAAACCAAAATCTAAAACAGAAGAAATTGTTACCCAGCCAGAAAAAGTTCAAAAAGATAGTAAAGCGAGTAAAAAAAGTGAAACAACCAGTTCTCAATCGGATAAAGAACGAGAAAAgcgaatttttgaatttgcaGGTGAAACAATTGTAGtcgaaaataatgtaataaaggaAAGAGTAAAGACAGCGGAGAAACCAGCTTCAGGTACGCATTTGAGATAATTTGTACTGTTtacgttttagtttttaattttgtatatgtaaacatatattttatttactccCAGTAATTTCGAACACATCTTGAGGTAACCTCGTTTGTCGAGACACACGTCTTTGATTATCCTGCGCGACGGCTTATCActtatttcaaacataaacataaaaaaaacaggaaatagatacagaaatactCAAATTATAAGGAAAAACCTGTTTTTCCTATTTGAGTAATCAAACTTCATTATTCCTTTGAAGTACTCTATAAGTCATTATTTGGATTAACGTGTGTTGttgacaaattttataaattacaagtttGCATGGAGGTTAAGATAAAAGCGACGGCATCCAAGGCATCACAATCATAAACCCCTAATCGCGTTCTCGATTTTCTCATTCTtcgcaatttaaatttaaattgagaatcggtatatcaaattaatcaCGGCTAAGCGTGTTCCATAAAGACTATGACGGATAAactaattcattattaaaataataaaaacgttcCTTATCTGTAGTATTAAAGCTATTTTACACCTCGAgatgaaagattttttttttatagaacatggggaAAACGGGCCTCAGCCTCCtgacctaatgttaagtgataccgctgcccatggacactctcgatgctggagggctcgcgaatgcgcATAAAAGGttaaatacctattttaatggtcaaataaattaaatttcagtatTGAACGTCAGTCCAGCCACCAAAGCGAGAAGTTCAGGTGGTCTGTCCAGTATTGTTGGACAACTGAATAAGAAGAACAAACTCTCTACTCTGGAAAAGTCTAAATTGGATTGGAATACATATAAGAGAGAGGAGGGAATCGAAGAGGAAATCACAAGTCATAATAAAGGAAAATCTGGGTATGTTATATGtggtaaagtaatattatttaagcgGAATAGGAGttgcaaaaataatgttatttttgaaattctaattttaatgcaTTCCAAATGAACtgatttttatagatatagtttaaattaattccgaTCTAGAGTCATGTAAGCTGGTCCTagtctttaatataatatattatatataataactgtaATCAATGAAATTcggtaataattttagttgaaTTATGGTGAAATGAAGTAATTGTATTTCTATTCATGTCTATGATAACGAAAGCCTTTTGTTgaactttatctaatttaactttatttaaccaatttctgtaaagttgcatataaTAGATCATTTTacgaaaaataaggtcataaagaagtttcgcTTCTTACGTGTGTGTGCATTAgtacacacatatttttatactgaGAAGTTCAACGTTAACattcacataaaatatttcattacaaaactGGTTTTCTAATGCACTAAATGCTAATTATTCACtgctttttatgttatatgtgaTCATATACAAGCTAGAAAAACTactaaaaattgtttcgaACTGTcacgaaataattataatcttttaAGATCTGTGGCTTGCGCGTCTGTCATTTACTAATGAACTTTTATTTCTTGTGCGCATTTAAGAGGTACTGGTACCGGGATAGAAATTGTTAGGCATGCGATAGACCTAAATAGTCGACATCGTTGAGGcatagaaggctgatcacctagtAGGAAAAAGAGAAAGAGAAATCAGAGGCTAAGATCATGcagcatttataattaagaaatacctCATAaccttttaattaactatatatgtTTTCCCGTAGGTACTTGGATCGGCAAGACTTCTTAAGCAGAGCAGACGTTAGACAGTATGAGATCGAACGGGACTTGCGCATGAGTCGACGTAGTAACCGATAAGAGATTACAGACATATACCTATATTGATactctgaaatttaaaaataaagtgattTTGCTTATTTTGATGTGTTTTATTGAAGAGTTGTATTTTTACATTCTAACAGgcttttttttagttatttattggtCTCCATATAACAGTTTTTTTcgatattaacataaaaataaaagcgtACATCACTAGTtaacataatatgaataaaataaactaaaatattgttgCTAGGTatgggatcggatagaaaacgTCCGTCAAGATCTCTTGATGGGTTTAAAAAGTCAAAGAGGGttaatttcacttaaaaaacACATAAGAATAAGAGATGCCACACCTAGACAGGtcattctatatattatagatataggctatatatatatatatatattctatatattatatagcctAAAATACGGGTCTCCTGAAATTTTTATCCGGTGACCAGGCTTCCTCTGAAACGCCCTGCTAAATGTATCGGctttaaatcttatatttacGTAAATTTCAACTGTCTAGTATGTGATAGAAGCCCTATTTAAccgtagattaaaaaaaaccaggTTACTTTCACCTGGAAACTAACCTGGAAAATATTTCCTCCTGGCTAAAAGGAGTCAGATGTCCCTTACACCCAAGGTGACACTGTACAAAGCCTGCATGCGACCATGTAAGACCTAGACTAGCCTATATCGCATTGGGCCCTTTCCCATATTCATCGGCTTCAGGCGCTGCAGTCACGATTCATGAGCTTCAGAGCGCCCTTCTACGTGAGGAAAGTCGATCTCCACCAGGATTCGGAGCTCTCTAGCTCAATGGATGAAGTTGGCGTCCACACGTAAATCTGAtctaaaagagaaaaaaagagGCTAAACATCATTGAGACAGACATCGAAGTGGTAATCGTATTGTTTGTTGCAAATATGGGTGAAAAtaagcaaatattattaaattcatccaTTGCAGTATATTGCGCATCGCAAGTAAGTAAGTAGTAGTAAGTAGGTGTCGCTAAAgtgttatctatataaatgaattatatgaCGTAGctgaacttttaataataaagtgataaacttaaatttatttcatccGACGCATCGCGATGGTCTGTTTTAATTACAGTATTCACTTTGACCATTTCGACGATCTTTAAGTACGAAACTTTAACGACGGGACCGCGGTATCTCTCACTCCAATCTTAGGATAATTTCTTCGTCGGTGACGTCTTGAAAAACTTTTTCAGCTTATTAAGATTATCACGAGGAAATTATACATTCATTCATATTTCGTGAGATTTTGATTATCTTTTTTTGTATGggtaacttttatatattataggaaCTTGCGAAAAACCACTTCAGAACTTCCTTGGACTGGGAAGTAAAGTAAGTTATAGTtagaagaaactaaaaatacGATTTCGGCGTGTGTATGTCTCTGAGCAAATATTTCCCAAAAACAATACCTATCGCTTTATAATACAAGCACACATAAAATGCTATCATGATAGTAAGTAACATGTTAATTCTTTTTTCTTGAATCGATTAtacataatgaatatttaacaaGAATCCAATTTAATGGATTATTTTGGGTTATCAAAGCTTTATCAATCAAAAATCTCCCTTCTCAATTAAAGCTGGAGTCCCTATGACGAACCATTGTAACATCTCTTCATTATCATTCTTAAATGATATCCATACACAATATATTTCGAACACTTCGTCTCGGATGAAACTAAATCTCAAATAGTGTGAGTATTAATTAGCCTGGCGagtatcactacatagtataaaacaaagtcgctttctctgtccctatgttcCTTTGTATGCTtgaatctttgaaactacgcaacggattttgatgcggttttttttaatagatagagtgattcaagaggaaggaacatccattaaatagtgaagaagtactgttatttttggggtttctaatgtgatgtcgtaaataattacattttaattttccgcttacattgcaaacgcaggctgaaccctacgagtttatcaaaataatgcactaagtattgtacacattgaaaaggtctataaaaaagtccgtgatggatatgtctatctcttatggataacccacttttttatatacaacattcACAGATCAGACTCCATAACATTGATTCCCAGCTGTACAGAAAGTCTATTGTTCTGTCTAtgtgaacattaaaaattacgctcgaacggtgaaggaaaatatcgtgaggaaacctaGCTTTAGAACCAAGAAGTCGGCGTTAGACGACGTGTCTCAACCACCGGATGGTGATCACCTATGAGATCTGAAGAATCTCATATgtgagattgacaaatgatcatggtTGTAACGCCTATcggttgtttttttatacatattacatacgcATCGCTATCAGCactatatttttcatactgTCCAACAGCGTCTTGTAAAAAGTGTACTCAATTGACGGTAATTGagtgtttatttgtaaaacaaggcctctttttttaacaaaacgcTCTATATTGATTGATTTGGTCCTCAGTTGTTGATTAGTGATCCTTAATGTTGACAATCAGTGTTGTTGTTTCGGACAATTAGTAAGCTCGACGTTTCGGTAAATGTGTTCCAATCACGATAATGAACCTCGTTGCGAGGCCAGGAAGCACAAATTGTTAGTTCTATACTATGGTAGAGTAAGATACACATTTAACctaaaataaacgaaacaaacgggcaggaggctcacctgatgttaggtgataccgccgcccatggacactcgatactagagggctcgcgagtgcgttgccggccttttaagaatttgtacgctcttctcttgaaggatcctaagtcgaattggttcggaaatacttcagtgggctgcCCACTTCagtggttccacaaagtggtggtgcgcggcaaatactgccttgaaaaacgcgcagttgtggaactcCGGACGTCGACgtgacaattaataataacattgatTATCTCCACTTTTGAGAGATGTGAGACAAATGGTAGAATTTTAGCTGGCCTTCAGTCCATCCTAGGCcgtatacttatattaaatataataataaacttgatGTAATCATTATTCTTCTTATAACTCAAACAcagactattttttatttgctttgttttaatttcattcaGCATTTTTGCATTTGGTTCAATCGTAAGCGTTTTATGACGTAAGTAATTGCCAATTCTATTATATTGATTCATAACAGGGCATCGCCGACTCAAGGATAACTCGACGACAACGataccataaatatatttttttcagtgcAGTAccatattcttaattttcaaGGAGACGCATgttattatgtacatttttatacgATTTTCTTTGTTCGacttaatagttaatttgTATGCGGAGTCACGTTGCCATTTGCAAGAAGGGCGTGGAAGCGGGCAAATCGGCAGATTGCTTCATAATTATTGaacttctaaatttaaaaaaatcttacatgTCTGTTCTCTATGGTCAGTATCTATGGTATAAAACATATAGATACAAAATCGTACCCAAAACATTCTAGAGCTTTCTAGGACGTTTTGTGTTCAaacaacaaaatgttttttctacGCTACGTTCGTTTTGGTACTAAACAAATTGTATAGCGTTCGACTGGAGCAATACTCAATATTGATTgtattaaacaatacaaaGTTCGTGTTTTGAAAATAGTACAGCACGATTGTGCAGCGAAACATCGATCTTtttgcataattatttttaaataaaatttcgatACAATCACAATATGAAATCATATTACAAAATCGTTTTAGAAATAAGGGCAGATATTCTT encodes the following:
- the LOC110991770 gene encoding transmembrane protein 170A codes for the protein MYDMLSEFRVSEFDSFVDILRLTPIDPLDTFGEMWYPVFLWSLCSSVFVHTCAALVAFGTLRKHKYGKFFPVLLIVMGVMSPVTSGVASSAAIAFIYRAANLTMPPIHAMIWGIGQTILGAGIGFTRILATL
- the LOC110991772 gene encoding nucleolar GTP-binding protein 2 is translated as MGKVRSAPGAPRKEGFNKSGHSMNPERPTEGLKGVGKPRTKGTIKRLQMYRNFKAKRDKTGKILTPAPFQGWLPSGTQARVEPNQKWFGNSRVITQNALQKFQDEFGAAVKNPYQVVMKPTNLPITLLNEKAKHARVHLLDTEGFDKTFGPKKQRKRVNLKFSDLQTLSQAVEENAEKYDESKDVDRVREDTGIKDGQREWIFGAGMSRRIWNELYKVIDSSDVLLQVLDARDPMGTRSPYVEKFLREEKPHKHLIFILNKVDLVPNWVTQRWVAILSAEYPTLAFHASMTHPFGKGSLINLLRQFAKLHIDKKQISVGLIGYPNVGKSSVINTLRAKKVCKVAPIAGETKVWQYITLMRKIYLIDCPGIVYPSAETDTEKVLKGVVRVELVQNPEDYIEEVVKRVRKEYMVKTYKVDGWETSTEFLEKLAARTGKLLKKGEPDISSVAKMVLNDWQRGKLPFYVAPEGFEVPLSKHNKEIDNEIKDTATTEKEEENTSDAPNTETNDVAETQVLTVNKLVIAQDFAKIRVGLQFDNEDDVKPLDYVEIPEELKGIDEQNNTGDIDKSNIDDSLNDDKSANNNGNDSDSDISSFYSNDEIDCSDVEDYLTHDAETVKEIKKQKIQAASGTFTIEEILPSGKKRKATDDKEAKAKMTAKQRRALERAQKRTKTGSNFYEVSNMSSESESDDDYVPVEQEKLSEEESADEETEQQYDNEVETSSKKRKRSEPRKGNKRSKVIEQKSDDETNAPETNIAEPEEEKKREEDLWAQFLEGTDSKPKSKTEEIVTQPEKVQKDSKASKKSETTSSQSDKEREKRIFEFAGETIVVENNVIKERVKTAEKPASVLNVSPATKARSSGGLSSIVGQLNKKNKLSTLEKSKLDWNTYKREEGIEEEITSHNKGKSGYLDRQDFLSRADVRQYEIERDLRMSRRSNR